One genomic region from Mytilus trossulus isolate FHL-02 chromosome 9, PNRI_Mtr1.1.1.hap1, whole genome shotgun sequence encodes:
- the LOC134685168 gene encoding endothelin-converting enzyme 1-like, producing MVGLIGRLRAETYQKWTAANRIEKLSPGTGLSNEQMFFVSYAQSECFNRNDRYAYSRAIRGSVSEDIATNSAMSHVREFSQAFRCPVNSPMNPAKKCNLY from the exons ATGGTTGGCCTAATCGGACGTTTAAGAGCAGAG ACTTATCAGAAATGGACGGCGGCCAACAGGATTGAGAAACTATCTCCAGGAACAGGTCTATCGAATGAACAAATGTTCTTTGTGTCATATGCACAg AGTGAATGCTTTAATAGAAATGACAGATATGCATACAGTAGAGCTATCCGGGGAAGTGTATCTGAAGATATAGC taCAAACAGTGCAATGTCACACGTGAGAGAGTTTTCACAAGCATTTAGATGTCCAGTTAACTCTCCGATGAATCCTGCCAAGAAATGCAATCTGTATTGA